One Psychrosphaera aestuarii DNA window includes the following coding sequences:
- the lptM gene encoding LPS translocon maturation chaperone LptM has translation MNSRSKSSFFNVSHFVAITILTSFLSACGQKGPLYLPDQKPVKPDVAKEVPTVQNNPSPTSNKNQ, from the coding sequence ATGAATAGTCGAAGTAAATCCAGCTTTTTCAATGTCTCTCACTTTGTTGCCATTACAATTTTGACGAGCTTTTTATCTGCTTGTGGGCAAAAAGGGCCACTGTATCTACCCGATCAAAAACCGGTGAAGCCTGACGTTGCTAAAGAAGTCCCGACTGTTCAGAACAATCCGTCACCTACATCCAATAAAAACCAATAA